From the Hylaeus volcanicus isolate JK05 chromosome 4, UHH_iyHylVolc1.0_haploid, whole genome shotgun sequence genome, one window contains:
- the LOC128876030 gene encoding tropomyosin-1-like isoform X1 yields the protein MNAIKKRLQTLKIEKDLAMDKADMCDQQAKEANRREEKLRDEVRELAKKLAQMERDLQLSKAQLEKSIRDLEQKESVYIVTQSELAILNRKMQQCVQNLEKSEERRLTAQTKLAQAMETAEDAKRICKVLENRSKQDEERMDQLMAQLKEARLIAEDADSKSDEISRKLAFVEDELEAAEERVKSSEAKIMEREDELFIVGNILKSLEVSEEKANQRVEEFKSQLKELKARLKTAEKRAIIAEKMVKVFSKELDAREGIFKDFPFSLYLLWMHTLHFLALQTSSSEKKRSTSTSATTWTPRSRNLPDISRIFLIPMCT from the exons ATGAACGCCATCAAGAAACGCCTGCAGACGCTGAAGATCGAGAAAGATCTGGCGATGGACAAGGCCGACATGTGCGATCAACAGGCGAAGGAGGCGAATCGACGAGAGGAAAAGCTGAGGGACGAGGTCCGAGAGTTGGCAAAGAAACTGGCACAGATGGAGCGCGACTTGCAGCTGAGCAAAGCCCAGTTGGAGAAGTCGATCAGAGACCTCGAGCAAAAAGAGAGCGTCTATATCGTG ACTCAGTCGGAGCTGGCGATTTTGAACAGAAAGATGCAGCAGTGCGTTCAGAACCTGGAAAAATCCGAAGAACGTCGTCTGACGGCGCAGACGAAGTTGGCGCAGGCGATGGAAACCGCGGAGGATGCGAAACG TATTTGTAAAGTGTTGGAGAACAGAAGCAAGCAAGATGAAGAGAGGATGGACCAATTGATGGCACAGTTGAAAGAGGCGAGGCTCATCGCTGAAGACGCCGATTCAAAATCGGACGAGATCTCTCGAAAATTGGCCTTCGTTGAAGACGAATTGGAAGCCGCCGAGGAAAGAGTAAAATCGAGCGAGGC AAAGATTATGGAACGAGAGGACGAGTTGTTCATCGTTGGTAACATATTGAAGTCGTTGGAAGTATCAGAAGAAAAG GCCAATCAAAGGGTGGAGGAATTCAAATCGCAGTTAAAAGAGTTGAAAGCAAGACTGAAAACCGCCGAGAAGAGAGCCATCATCGCAGAAAAGATGGTCAAAGTATTCTCAAAAGAGCTGGATGCAAGAGAAGGTATATTTAaagattttccattttctttatacCTTTTATGGATGCATACACTTCATTTTCTTGCTCTTCAGACTTCCTCTtcagagaaaaagagaagtaCAAGTACATCTGCGACGACATGGACTCCACGTTCGCGGAACTTACCGGATATTAGTCGAATTTTTCTGATACCGATGtgtacatga
- the LOC128876030 gene encoding tropomyosin-2-like isoform X2: MNAIKKRLQTLKIEKDLAMDKADMCDQQAKEANRREEKLRDEVRELAKKLAQMERDLQLSKAQLEKSIRDLEQKESVYIVTQSELAILNRKMQQCVQNLEKSEERRLTAQTKLAQAMETAEDAKRICKVLENRSKQDEERMDQLMAQLKEARLIAEDADSKSDEISRKLAFVEDELEAAEERVKSSEAKIMEREDELFIVGNILKSLEVSEEKANQRVEEFKSQLKELKARLKTAEKRAIIAEKMVKVFSKELDAREDFLFREKEKYKYICDDMDSTFAELTGY; the protein is encoded by the exons ATGAACGCCATCAAGAAACGCCTGCAGACGCTGAAGATCGAGAAAGATCTGGCGATGGACAAGGCCGACATGTGCGATCAACAGGCGAAGGAGGCGAATCGACGAGAGGAAAAGCTGAGGGACGAGGTCCGAGAGTTGGCAAAGAAACTGGCACAGATGGAGCGCGACTTGCAGCTGAGCAAAGCCCAGTTGGAGAAGTCGATCAGAGACCTCGAGCAAAAAGAGAGCGTCTATATCGTG ACTCAGTCGGAGCTGGCGATTTTGAACAGAAAGATGCAGCAGTGCGTTCAGAACCTGGAAAAATCCGAAGAACGTCGTCTGACGGCGCAGACGAAGTTGGCGCAGGCGATGGAAACCGCGGAGGATGCGAAACG TATTTGTAAAGTGTTGGAGAACAGAAGCAAGCAAGATGAAGAGAGGATGGACCAATTGATGGCACAGTTGAAAGAGGCGAGGCTCATCGCTGAAGACGCCGATTCAAAATCGGACGAGATCTCTCGAAAATTGGCCTTCGTTGAAGACGAATTGGAAGCCGCCGAGGAAAGAGTAAAATCGAGCGAGGC AAAGATTATGGAACGAGAGGACGAGTTGTTCATCGTTGGTAACATATTGAAGTCGTTGGAAGTATCAGAAGAAAAG GCCAATCAAAGGGTGGAGGAATTCAAATCGCAGTTAAAAGAGTTGAAAGCAAGACTGAAAACCGCCGAGAAGAGAGCCATCATCGCAGAAAAGATGGTCAAAGTATTCTCAAAAGAGCTGGATGCAAGAGAAG ACTTCCTCTtcagagaaaaagagaagtaCAAGTACATCTGCGACGACATGGACTCCACGTTCGCGGAACTTACCGGATATTAG
- the LOC128874725 gene encoding tropomyosin-2-like produces MEAIKKKIAALKMEMDAANEKVEANETKARSEDFRADKLFDEVRDLQKKLAQLERDYVVAKANLEQSTADLEQCEKSYSRAEQDRTTLTKRVQEIEASLTKKEELRLSAQLKLGRATELNDDAGRMCKVLEDRSRLDEERMEKLMQELKDARLIAEDADAKSDEISKKLQFVEEELEGAEERVKTSEAKIIEREDELFIVQNIVKSLEVSEEKANRRVEDFKLQLKELKKQLKAADKRAILAERTVKKMLKEVDMKEDELREEKEKYKAVCDDMDATFAEMTGY; encoded by the exons ATGGAGGcgattaagaagaaaattgcgGCGCTGAAGATGGAGATGGACGCCGCGAACGAGAAGGTGGAGGCGAACGAGACCAAGGCGAGATCGGAGGACTTTCGAGCGGACAAGTTATTCGACGAGGTGAGGGATCTGCAGAAGAAGCTGGCCCAACTCGAGCGGGACTACGTGGTTGCCAAGGCCAATTTGGAGCAGTCCACCGCCGATCTGGAGCAATGCGAGAAATCTTACTCCAGG GCAGAGCAAGACCGGACCACGTTGACGAAGAGAGTGCAAGAAATCGAAGCGTCGCTCACGAAGAAGGAAGAGCTGCGTCTTTCTGCTCAGCTGAAGCTTGGACGTGCGACAGAACTCAACGATGATGCGGGGAG AATGTGCAAAGTGTTGGAGGACAGAAGTCGGCTGGACGAGGAGCGCATGGAGAAGCTGATGCAGGAGCTGAAGGACGCCAGACTGATCGCTGAAGACGCGGACGCCAAGTCCGACGAAATATCCAAGAAGCTGCAATTCGTTGAAGAGGAATTGGAAGGGGCCGAGGAAAGAGTGAAAACCAGCGAGGC GAAAATCATCGAACGAGAGGACGAGCTGTTCATCGTGCAGAATATTGTCAAGTCCTTAGAAGTGTCCGAGGAGAAG GCTAACCGACGAGTAGAGGACTTCAAGCTGCAACTGAAGGAACTGAAGAAGCAACTAAAGGCGGCCGACAAGCGTGCCATTTTGGCCGAGAGAACGGTGAAGAAGATGCTGAAGGAAGTGGACATGAAGGAAG ACGAGCTCagagaagaaaaggagaaatacAAGGCGGTCTGCGACGACATGGACGCCACGTTCGCCGAAATGACCGGATATTAA